A genomic window from Fibrobacterota bacterium includes:
- a CDS encoding YdeI/OmpD-associated family protein, whose protein sequence is MNPKIDQYLEIGCGRCALGGTPDCKVHTWTEPLKELRRIALSCGLTEELKWGMPCYTSQGKNIAMVVAFKEYCALSFFKGSLLKDPTSLLQSPGENSQSIRLARFTAVAEIKKRKAVLESYIREAIDLEKSGAKVAIKAVTDFVVPEEFQEALDSQSALKAAFDALTPGRRKAYLLHFSGAKQSATRRSRIEKCLPRILEGKGLDDR, encoded by the coding sequence ATGAATCCTAAGATCGACCAGTACTTGGAAATCGGATGCGGGCGATGCGCCTTGGGCGGAACCCCCGATTGCAAGGTCCACACTTGGACGGAGCCTTTGAAGGAGCTTCGACGTATCGCTCTTTCGTGCGGCTTGACGGAAGAACTCAAGTGGGGGATGCCCTGCTACACCAGCCAGGGGAAGAACATCGCGATGGTGGTCGCATTCAAGGAATACTGCGCCTTGTCGTTTTTCAAGGGCTCCCTCCTGAAGGACCCCACGAGCCTTCTCCAATCGCCCGGCGAAAACTCCCAGTCCATCCGATTGGCGCGTTTCACCGCCGTCGCCGAGATCAAGAAGCGGAAAGCCGTGTTGGAGTCCTACATCCGGGAAGCCATCGATCTCGAGAAATCCGGCGCGAAGGTGGCGATCAAAGCGGTGACGGATTTTGTCGTACCGGAGGAGTTCCAGGAGGCTCTGGACAGCCAAAGCGCACTGAAGGCCGCTTTCGATGCCCTGACTCCCGGCCGACGCAAGGCCTATTTGCTTCACTTTTCGGGAGCCAAGCAATCGGCCACCCGGCGATCGCGCATCGAGAAGTGCCTGCCGCGGATCCTGGAAGGAAAAGGACTGGACGACCGATGA
- a CDS encoding response regulator, translating into MATDPQDLRQSVFGRGTSFDVALLLVVTLLIALFTLRFNHREVDLTPHLTGYAFTDAEVSGESVSEAIKTDSSWRFKYQLRFGFAYPFAGIALVLDSTAPKTLRNFENFDQLHVRILHHRVDSSLFRVWISSNRSTQSRKLVAPGEIQYKPQAGWSDLSIDWKMLRLTSWWIAQNKTPISEQAVRLDDVVSINVVTPDVNFGSDTGTIEVGKVWLEGPIIKPAILLWGVQVIWILWGLTFLFQGWFAWRRRAKQAESVVPRVKTEFLATMSHEIRTPLNGMIVPAQLLLDSNLGPEDRIHVQTILESGDHLAAILQDALDYFKIEGDKLELENAPFSVRSTVEAVARAFESKATEKGIAIKVKQDPNVPKAIDGDAPRLRQILVNLLSNAVKFTEKGEIWLEVTCIPDPSRLPGQDRILFSIKDTGIGMDPTESKRLFEKFTQLDSSLGRRYGGTGLGLAIAQGLANKMGGTISVTSAAGVGSTFSFSIPFQPATLDADPATDSINTFQTESVRVLVVDDNRVNLRVAKASLVKMGCQVQEASGGLEALSILESQAFHLILMDCHMPEMDGFEASLAIRSWRDDTSASRRRAASTPIVALTADVLPDIRMRCLAAKMDGVIPKPFRQEQLARDVARWAGALHEEESSPPMVTA; encoded by the coding sequence GTGGCAACCGACCCTCAAGATCTTCGTCAATCCGTTTTCGGCAGGGGCACAAGCTTCGATGTCGCGTTGTTGTTGGTCGTCACCCTCCTGATCGCCCTGTTCACCCTCAGGTTCAATCATCGGGAAGTGGACCTCACTCCACATCTGACCGGATACGCCTTCACCGACGCGGAAGTGAGTGGCGAGTCCGTATCGGAAGCCATCAAAACCGACTCGAGTTGGCGGTTCAAGTATCAGTTGCGTTTCGGTTTCGCCTACCCCTTCGCCGGCATCGCCCTGGTGCTCGATTCCACTGCACCGAAGACTTTGCGGAACTTCGAGAATTTCGACCAGCTCCATGTTCGGATCCTCCACCATCGAGTGGACTCTTCGCTGTTCCGTGTCTGGATCAGCTCCAATCGCTCCACCCAAAGCAGGAAGCTCGTCGCTCCGGGGGAGATCCAGTACAAACCTCAGGCAGGCTGGAGCGACCTTTCGATCGACTGGAAGATGCTTCGCCTGACCAGTTGGTGGATCGCCCAAAACAAGACCCCCATTTCGGAACAAGCAGTGCGTCTGGATGACGTGGTCTCCATCAATGTGGTGACCCCCGATGTCAATTTCGGTTCGGATACCGGAACCATCGAGGTCGGGAAGGTGTGGCTGGAAGGCCCCATCATCAAGCCTGCGATCCTTCTTTGGGGTGTCCAGGTCATTTGGATCTTGTGGGGGTTGACCTTCCTGTTCCAAGGATGGTTCGCCTGGCGTCGCCGCGCCAAGCAGGCCGAAAGCGTGGTTCCGCGGGTGAAGACGGAATTTCTGGCCACCATGAGCCACGAGATCCGCACTCCCCTCAATGGCATGATCGTCCCCGCCCAGCTTTTGCTGGATTCCAACCTCGGTCCGGAAGACAGGATCCATGTCCAGACGATCCTGGAGTCGGGGGACCATCTGGCCGCCATCCTGCAGGATGCGCTGGACTATTTCAAGATCGAAGGCGACAAGCTCGAATTGGAGAACGCGCCGTTTTCCGTCCGCTCCACGGTCGAAGCGGTCGCGCGCGCCTTCGAGTCGAAAGCGACGGAAAAAGGCATCGCGATCAAGGTCAAGCAGGATCCGAACGTCCCCAAGGCCATCGACGGGGACGCACCCAGGCTGCGTCAGATTCTGGTCAATCTTCTCTCCAATGCGGTCAAGTTCACCGAAAAGGGAGAGATCTGGCTGGAGGTCACGTGCATCCCGGATCCATCAAGGCTGCCCGGCCAGGACCGGATCCTTTTTTCGATCAAGGACACCGGCATCGGAATGGATCCGACGGAATCCAAACGCTTGTTCGAGAAGTTCACGCAGCTGGATTCCAGCCTCGGACGAAGGTACGGAGGCACCGGTCTCGGTCTGGCCATCGCCCAAGGTCTGGCCAACAAGATGGGCGGCACGATCTCGGTGACCAGCGCCGCGGGAGTGGGCTCCACCTTTTCCTTTTCCATCCCGTTCCAACCCGCGACCCTGGATGCGGACCCCGCCACCGACAGCATCAATACATTCCAAACAGAATCTGTCAGGGTTCTGGTGGTCGACGACAATCGCGTGAACCTGCGCGTCGCCAAGGCCTCTCTGGTGAAGATGGGGTGCCAGGTGCAGGAGGCGTCGGGTGGGCTGGAAGCGCTTTCCATCCTGGAGAGCCAGGCCTTCCACCTGATCCTGATGGATTGCCACATGCCGGAGATGGATGGTTTCGAAGCCAGCCTGGCTATCCGGTCGTGGCGCGACGACACCTCTGCCTCGCGCAGAAGGGCCGCTTCCACGCCGATCGTGGCCCTCACCGCCGACGTGCTTCCGGATATTCGGATGAGGTGCCTGGCCGCCAAGATGGACGGAGTCATCCCCAAGCCGTTTCGGCAGGAACAACTGGCGAGGGACGTCGCGAGATGGGCCGGGGCCCTCCATGAAGAGGAATCGTCGCCACCGATGGTCACCGCCTAG
- a CDS encoding PadR family transcriptional regulator: MQTTKTIICNAEATILGLLSEGPRHPYQISLDVEERGMQTWSELSRTTVYKMLRRLELKRLVKGASEATSGGRKRCIYRPTAKGTAALAGYIEQELSHHSTHKSPFDAAIYWSDRLPNREVLRLLGGYRKKLQEALGFWRCMVGYLADNGCPKSDQALCDRKAHMLEGELAWLDKYTKELGHG, encoded by the coding sequence ATGCAAACCACCAAGACCATCATCTGCAACGCCGAGGCCACCATCCTCGGTCTGCTCTCCGAAGGCCCGAGGCACCCCTACCAGATCTCGCTGGATGTGGAGGAACGGGGCATGCAGACCTGGTCGGAGCTTTCGCGCACCACCGTCTACAAGATGCTGCGCCGCCTGGAACTCAAGCGCCTGGTCAAAGGGGCTTCCGAAGCCACGTCCGGGGGGCGCAAGCGCTGCATCTACCGGCCCACCGCCAAGGGAACGGCCGCGCTGGCCGGATACATCGAACAGGAATTGTCTCACCATTCCACCCACAAGTCGCCCTTCGACGCGGCCATCTACTGGAGCGACCGTCTGCCGAACCGGGAAGTCCTCCGGCTGCTGGGCGGCTACCGCAAGAAGCTCCAGGAAGCCCTGGGATTCTGGCGATGCATGGTGGGGTACCTCGCCGACAACGGTTGTCCCAAATCCGACCAGGCGCTGTGCGATCGCAAGGCGCACATGCTCGAAGGGGAGCTCGCCTGGCTCGACAAATACACCAAGGAACTCGGCCATGGATGA
- a CDS encoding AraC family transcriptional regulator — MARHAYAEGKHPLRPDIVPEMARAEYYARIHRVIDHVERHLDQELSVETLALIGCFSPFHFHRVFGAVVGESLMAFVTRLRLEKAAKLLVHERSTSVSSIAQRVGIADSSIFARAFKREFGVSASRWREGHPRAREDRKKSKKDRNQSQDSPMDFAHLEEAHPTRRFPMNAQQVEIHVEVRDAAARSFAYARHIGPYAGDAELFGRLFGKVFAWAGPRGLLGPDASALTIYHDDPEVTAPEKLRISVGVTVPAGTAVEGEIGIMEIPAGKYAVATCAIHPDQYTAAWDAFLRGWFPASGWQPDERPCFELHLNDPATDPEGLHRVQLWEPVRSL; from the coding sequence TTGGCTCGACACGCCTATGCAGAAGGAAAGCACCCGCTGAGACCCGACATCGTTCCGGAAATGGCCAGGGCCGAATACTACGCGCGCATCCACCGGGTGATCGACCATGTGGAGCGCCATCTTGACCAGGAATTGTCCGTGGAAACCCTGGCGCTGATCGGTTGCTTTTCCCCTTTCCACTTCCATCGCGTCTTCGGCGCGGTGGTGGGGGAGTCGCTCATGGCCTTCGTGACCAGGCTGCGGCTGGAAAAGGCCGCCAAGCTGCTGGTGCACGAGCGCTCCACATCGGTATCGAGCATCGCCCAGCGCGTGGGGATCGCCGATTCCAGCATCTTCGCCCGCGCCTTCAAGCGGGAGTTCGGGGTTTCGGCCAGCCGTTGGCGCGAGGGGCACCCCAGGGCGCGCGAAGATCGCAAGAAAAGCAAAAAGGATCGCAACCAGAGTCAAGACTCGCCAATGGATTTCGCCCATCTTGAGGAAGCCCATCCAACCAGGAGGTTTCCCATGAATGCACAACAGGTCGAGATCCACGTGGAAGTCCGCGACGCCGCGGCCAGGTCTTTCGCCTATGCCCGCCATATCGGTCCCTATGCAGGAGATGCAGAACTGTTCGGGCGCCTCTTCGGAAAGGTCTTCGCGTGGGCGGGACCTCGCGGTTTGCTGGGGCCCGACGCCAGCGCCCTGACGATCTACCACGACGACCCGGAGGTGACGGCTCCCGAAAAGCTGCGCATCAGCGTCGGGGTCACCGTCCCGGCCGGTACCGCGGTGGAAGGAGAAATCGGGATCATGGAAATTCCCGCGGGAAAATATGCGGTCGCCACCTGCGCCATCCATCCGGACCAGTACACGGCCGCTTGGGACGCTTTCCTGCGCGGATGGTTTCCCGCCAGCGGATGGCAGCCGGATGAACGCCCCTGCTTCGAGCTCCATCTCAACGACCCCGCGACGGATCCGGAAGGGCTCCATCGCGTGCAATTGTGGGAGCCGGTCAGGTCGCTGTGA
- the rsgA gene encoding ribosome small subunit-dependent GTPase A: MSLETFGYDSRIEASRRACGFQDQEIGRVVAEHRTRFIVATKSGEVDAETKGSLRFSLTAREDLPAVGDWIALDRTDASSALIHGILPRSSVISRQATGGSGEVQVIAANVDHALLVQAIDRDFNLNRLDRYLAICRDARIAPIILLTKIDLIDPARLAEIRQAAESRTGGAPVVAVTSNAPDGYASLESLMEKGKTYCLLGSSGVGKSTLLNRLSGRVVMRTDAISDSTGKGRHVTSHRELVALDNGAILIDNPGMREVGLALGGTRIESGLGPMAFDAGNCRYRDCTHTAEAGCAILAALESGRLDRSAYESWRKLEKEREHFESTTAQRRKKDRSFGKMVDSYKKQARRSID; encoded by the coding sequence ATGAGTCTCGAAACCTTCGGATACGACAGCCGCATCGAAGCCTCGCGGCGAGCGTGCGGCTTCCAGGATCAGGAGATTGGACGCGTGGTGGCCGAACACCGGACGCGATTCATCGTGGCGACCAAATCCGGCGAGGTTGACGCGGAAACGAAGGGGAGCCTTCGATTCTCCCTGACCGCACGCGAAGACTTGCCGGCCGTGGGCGATTGGATCGCGCTGGACCGCACCGACGCGAGCTCCGCCCTCATCCACGGCATCCTGCCGCGATCCTCCGTGATCTCCCGGCAAGCCACGGGGGGATCGGGCGAGGTCCAGGTCATCGCGGCCAATGTCGACCACGCCCTTCTGGTCCAGGCCATCGACCGGGACTTCAATCTCAACCGGCTGGATCGGTATCTGGCCATCTGCCGCGACGCCAGGATCGCGCCGATCATCCTGCTGACAAAAATCGACCTGATCGATCCCGCACGGCTCGCGGAAATCCGCCAGGCAGCCGAAAGCCGGACTGGCGGCGCTCCGGTTGTCGCGGTCACCAGCAATGCCCCAGACGGCTATGCATCACTGGAGAGCCTGATGGAGAAGGGAAAGACCTACTGCCTGCTGGGGTCGTCCGGCGTCGGAAAATCCACGCTGCTCAACAGGTTGTCCGGGCGCGTGGTCATGCGCACGGATGCGATCAGCGACAGCACAGGCAAAGGACGGCATGTCACCAGCCATCGCGAGCTGGTGGCGCTGGACAATGGCGCGATCCTCATCGACAATCCCGGCATGCGGGAAGTGGGCCTCGCCCTTGGGGGAACCCGGATCGAATCCGGTCTCGGGCCGATGGCATTTGATGCCGGAAATTGCCGGTACCGCGACTGCACGCACACCGCGGAGGCCGGTTGCGCGATCCTCGCCGCCCTGGAGTCCGGCCGGCTCGACCGGTCCGCCTACGAGAGCTGGCGGAAACTGGAAAAGGAAAGGGAGCATTTCGAGTCCACGACCGCCCAGCGGCGCAAGAAGGATCGCTCCTTCGGGAAGATGGTGGATTCCTACAAGAAGCAAGCTCGCCGTTCGATCGACTAG
- a CDS encoding pentapeptide repeat-containing protein, which produces MKIDEEPSLDPFESVSDHRGLELVGNDFSDRTADSVKIVGSVFERVRMARTSLRKLVLEDVSFRGCDMANGNWEESILAKVEMHECRMTGIGMVHAAFQDCTFVSCEAKMANFRLATFKRTRFLRCSFRNADFQRADLRGVVFDDCDLGSAQMSFAKLEGAVFCGSQIDGLQVGVDDLRGAVVDASQAAYLAGLMGLVIR; this is translated from the coding sequence TTGAAAATCGACGAGGAGCCATCGTTAGATCCCTTCGAGAGTGTCTCCGACCATCGCGGGTTGGAGTTGGTGGGCAATGATTTCTCCGATCGAACGGCGGATTCCGTCAAGATCGTGGGTTCCGTCTTCGAGAGGGTCCGCATGGCCAGGACATCCCTGCGGAAGCTGGTTCTGGAGGATGTGTCGTTCCGTGGCTGCGACATGGCAAACGGCAATTGGGAAGAGTCGATCCTGGCCAAGGTGGAAATGCACGAATGCCGCATGACGGGAATCGGCATGGTCCACGCCGCGTTCCAGGATTGCACGTTCGTTTCCTGCGAGGCGAAGATGGCCAATTTCCGGTTGGCCACCTTCAAAAGGACGCGGTTCCTCCGCTGTTCTTTCCGCAATGCAGACTTCCAAAGGGCCGATCTGCGCGGAGTCGTGTTCGACGATTGCGATCTGGGGAGCGCGCAGATGTCCTTCGCCAAGCTGGAGGGCGCCGTGTTCTGCGGCTCGCAGATCGATGGTCTGCAAGTGGGCGTGGACGATCTGCGCGGCGCGGTGGTGGATGCTTCGCAGGCGGCCTATCTGGCGGGGTTGATGGGGTTGGTGATCCGGTAG
- a CDS encoding MerR family transcriptional regulator codes for MGTFRITELAKRFGLARSTLLHYDHLGLLKPGARTAADYRLYTEADLVRLERICAFREAGLGLADIALLLDSDGEETGILERRLREIGQEVASLRAQQRVLAGMLRTAAAGSSAPGLDGELWLELRRACGFDREAMVRWHREFERRWPRGHHDFLTGLGLSENEVVHIRMLTKNIEGNREAMKCFNELFDELPRQGPGSDESTVRALGLAKIEVLKARNSGVLEAQEVYARCQLEAQMHRKHSKYYGYAFFVLRKEHSR; via the coding sequence ATGGGAACCTTCCGCATCACGGAACTGGCGAAGCGATTTGGGCTTGCTCGCTCCACGCTCCTGCACTACGACCACCTTGGATTGCTGAAACCGGGCGCTCGAACCGCAGCGGACTACCGCCTGTATACGGAAGCGGACCTGGTGCGTCTGGAGCGGATCTGCGCGTTCCGCGAGGCGGGGTTGGGACTTGCGGACATTGCCCTCCTCCTGGACAGCGACGGCGAGGAGACCGGCATCCTCGAACGCCGGTTGCGGGAGATCGGACAGGAGGTCGCCTCCTTGCGCGCCCAGCAGCGCGTGCTGGCCGGGATGCTCCGGACCGCGGCAGCAGGCTCCAGCGCCCCCGGGCTCGACGGAGAACTTTGGCTGGAGCTCCGGAGGGCCTGCGGGTTCGATCGGGAAGCGATGGTGCGCTGGCACCGAGAGTTCGAACGCCGTTGGCCGCGAGGTCACCACGACTTCCTGACCGGCCTGGGCTTGTCGGAAAACGAGGTGGTCCACATCCGGATGTTGACGAAGAACATCGAGGGGAACCGGGAAGCCATGAAGTGCTTCAACGAGCTGTTCGACGAGCTGCCCCGCCAAGGACCAGGGAGCGACGAATCCACCGTGAGGGCTCTGGGTCTCGCGAAGATCGAAGTGTTGAAAGCGAGGAACTCGGGTGTGCTGGAGGCACAGGAGGTCTACGCGCGCTGTCAACTCGAGGCGCAGATGCACCGCAAGCACTCGAAGTATTACGGCTACGCGTTTTTCGTGTTGCGCAAGGAGCACTCCCGATGA
- a CDS encoding alpha/beta hydrolase, with product MTDPHRTDHRNTTAPTTIFFPGLGADSTLAKYHSVPGKSLWIEWPPVIPDNWDDFADLLARQIPSTEPLRFVGVSFGGLAALKTAQRLPPEGGVFLVGSLTGRAEIRWPLRALLPLVRWVPTPLFDLQHLPQWLVRHFFGIRESSHMKDFSAMASRLPPRSVKALCTLVAQWQPVCAPIAGRIHGKHDRIIHPAPLEVTMVDGGHLLSMTNAAEVNRWLNFPLESGH from the coding sequence ATGACTGATCCGCATCGAACCGACCACAGGAACACAACCGCCCCCACCACCATCTTCTTCCCCGGCCTTGGCGCGGATTCCACCTTGGCCAAATACCACTCGGTTCCCGGCAAGAGTCTGTGGATCGAATGGCCGCCCGTGATTCCGGACAACTGGGACGACTTCGCCGATCTCCTGGCCAGACAAATTCCGTCAACTGAACCGCTTCGGTTCGTGGGAGTCTCCTTCGGCGGATTGGCTGCGTTGAAGACCGCACAGCGGCTGCCGCCCGAGGGAGGGGTGTTTCTGGTGGGGTCGCTCACCGGCCGCGCGGAAATCCGATGGCCGCTGCGCGCGCTGTTGCCTCTGGTCCGCTGGGTTCCTACGCCATTGTTCGATCTACAACACCTTCCACAATGGTTGGTCCGACATTTCTTCGGGATCCGGGAATCTTCCCATATGAAAGATTTTTCCGCCATGGCCAGTCGGCTGCCCCCGCGATCGGTCAAGGCGTTGTGCACACTGGTGGCTCAATGGCAGCCCGTCTGCGCACCCATCGCTGGCCGGATCCACGGAAAACACGACCGAATCATCCATCCGGCGCCCCTCGAAGTGACAATGGTCGATGGTGGTCATCTCCTTTCCATGACAAACGCCGCTGAAGTCAACCGTTGGTTGAACTTTCCGTTGGAGTCGGGGCATTGA
- the dinD gene encoding DNA damage-inducible protein D, translating into MSNESPNPLVPVSMGDSAFESLKRTNEHGAEYWCARDLQPLLGYSQWRRFEQAIDRAKESCAQSGNESGHHFAGAGKMIELGKGGARRVEDVHLSRFACYLIAQNGDPRKPEIAMAQQYFAIQTRRQELADHLAADLERLELRKQTAEEFKMLSGAARQAGVHSRMFGVFHDAGYKGLYGGLGREEIQAKKRIPAKDNLMDRMDATELAANQFRMTQTRDKLAREGTANETAAIRTHHEVGKEVREAIRRIGGTLPEQIPPAEHIKEVEKRLKVASPKVELDTKDAAGLLGASEADD; encoded by the coding sequence ATGAGCAACGAATCTCCGAATCCCCTTGTCCCTGTATCCATGGGAGACTCGGCTTTCGAAAGTCTGAAGCGAACCAACGAGCATGGTGCCGAATATTGGTGCGCTCGCGACTTGCAGCCACTGTTAGGGTACTCGCAATGGCGGCGATTCGAGCAGGCCATCGACCGCGCCAAGGAATCCTGCGCGCAATCAGGCAACGAGTCAGGACATCATTTTGCCGGCGCCGGCAAAATGATCGAGCTAGGCAAGGGAGGCGCACGGAGAGTAGAGGATGTCCATCTCTCCCGCTTCGCCTGTTACCTCATCGCACAGAATGGCGATCCGCGCAAACCCGAGATCGCCATGGCGCAGCAGTATTTCGCGATCCAAACTCGGCGACAGGAATTGGCGGACCATTTGGCCGCCGACCTGGAGCGTCTGGAGCTGCGCAAACAAACGGCGGAGGAATTCAAAATGCTCTCCGGTGCGGCTCGGCAAGCGGGAGTCCACAGCCGGATGTTCGGCGTTTTCCACGACGCAGGTTACAAAGGACTTTATGGGGGGCTGGGCCGAGAAGAAATCCAAGCCAAGAAGCGCATTCCCGCCAAAGACAATCTGATGGATCGAATGGACGCCACGGAGCTTGCGGCGAACCAATTCCGCATGACTCAGACACGCGACAAGCTTGCGCGTGAAGGGACTGCCAACGAGACGGCCGCCATTCGCACTCACCACGAGGTCGGCAAGGAGGTTCGCGAGGCCATTCGCCGCATCGGCGGCACTTTGCCTGAACAGATCCCGCCTGCCGAGCACATCAAGGAAGTCGAAAAGCGCCTGAAAGTCGCATCACCCAAGGTGGAGTTGGACACCAAGGACGCAGCTGGATTGCTCGGGGCAAGCGAAGCCGATGACTGA